A genomic stretch from Narcine bancroftii isolate sNarBan1 chromosome 9, sNarBan1.hap1, whole genome shotgun sequence includes:
- the LOC138742799 gene encoding uncharacterized protein, which translates to MSSHEYCSRLYTAPKKDLPASSAEMAYCALFSIPHFNPPSPQTSVLDVLHRLREQAGGQTPSCHRPDTAHHPIMFQQICSSPTTFSYAEASKELPLQCLYEVPFKVLWRDGMVFTLDIGDRQDRFTVGRLNFTHLDSNLPTPNPQVKHRGRPLKDCKSDCSESGGDSWGGGRWRSGPSNCATKQAESQQHKAGPRWGGLPRGSPPLQRGSLPAGE; encoded by the coding sequence ATGAGCTCCCATGAGTACTGCTCAAGATTGTACACGGCACCAAAGAAGGACCTGCCAGCTTCGTCTGCAGAGATGGCGTACTGTGCATTGTTTTCCATCCCACATTTCAACCCCCCCAGCCCACAGACCAGCGTGTTAGACGTCCTGCACAGGCTGAGAGAGCAAGCAGGTGGACAAACCCCCTCCTGCCATCGTCCAGACACAGCTCACCACCCAATCATGTTCCAGCAGATCTGCAGTTCACCCACTACATTTTCATATGCAGAGGCCAGCAAGGAACTCCCCCTACAGTGCCTGTACGAAGTCCCCTTCAAGGTACTGTGGAGAGACGGCATGGTGTTCACATTGGACATTGGCGACCGACAGGACAGATTCACAGTTGGCCGCCTCAATTTCACGCACCTGGATTCCAACCTGCCAACCCCGAACCCCCAGGTCAAGCACAGGGGTAGACCCCTCAAAGACTGTAAGTCAGActgctcagagagtggtggcgaTTCTTGGGGAGGTGGGAGATGGCGTAGCGGACCGAGCAACTGCGCGACTAAACAGGCCGAATCGCAGCAACACAAGGCCGGTCCGAGATGGGGCGGGCTGCCAAGAGGGAGCCCTCCACTTCAGCGTGGCAGCCTGCCGGCCGGAGAGTGA